One Rhododendron vialii isolate Sample 1 chromosome 2a, ASM3025357v1 genomic region harbors:
- the LOC131316723 gene encoding protein neprosin-like, which translates to MFQNGADTIQVGWRVDPMLYGDSKTRQFIRLDAGQSHCFNTRCPGFVHVRSDIPLDLVYPQISIPGKVVYEVQLYIYPDLANGNWWLLAGDDNTQVGFWPKRLFTELADMASYAE; encoded by the exons ATGTTTCAAAATGGGGCCGATACCATACAAGTAGGTTGGAGG GTTGATCCAATGTTGTATGGTGATTCTAAGACTAGACAATTTATACGATTGGAT GCAGGTCAATCTCATTGTTTCAATACTAGATGTCCTGGATTCGTTCATGTGAGATCGGATATACCTTTGGACTTAGTCTATCCACAAATTTCTATTCCCGGAAAAGTGGTGTATGAAGTGCAACTTTACATCTACCCG GACCTAGCTAATGGAAACTGGTGGCTTTTAGCTGGAGATGACAATACCCAGGTTGGATTCTGGCCAAAGAGATTATTCACTGAACTAGCAGACATGGCTTCCTATGCCGAATAG